One segment of Natranaeroarchaeum aerophilus DNA contains the following:
- a CDS encoding helix-turn-helix transcriptional regulator: protein MNARQADYVALALVGTVFVLGLAFTWQSYQQWLALGEMGGHMGGATAMHGTHPLWYLLGTVVAVALAGGGYLAVRDQFVADDATGTTSAVMADDPVAADAGVDSAADTAGDGGTGDTVESSDADEPDRPSRPLLDVLPEDERRILQPVVDSPGLTQIELRDRADFSKSKVSQTVSDLEQRGLLYREPQGRTYRVYPSDELDEP, encoded by the coding sequence GTGAACGCAAGACAGGCAGATTACGTCGCGCTCGCACTCGTCGGGACCGTGTTCGTCCTCGGCCTCGCGTTCACCTGGCAGTCCTACCAGCAGTGGCTCGCGCTGGGAGAGATGGGCGGGCATATGGGGGGCGCGACGGCGATGCACGGCACGCACCCGCTATGGTACCTGCTCGGCACCGTCGTCGCCGTTGCCCTCGCGGGCGGTGGCTACCTCGCGGTCCGCGATCAGTTCGTCGCGGACGATGCTACTGGGACCACGAGTGCGGTGATGGCCGACGACCCGGTGGCGGCTGATGCTGGCGTCGATTCGGCTGCGGACACGGCAGGCGACGGTGGAACCGGTGATACTGTCGAGTCGAGTGATGCCGACGAGCCAGACCGTCCATCACGCCCCCTGCTTGACGTCCTGCCCGAAGACGAACGCCGCATTCTCCAGCCGGTCGTCGACTCGCCGGGGCTGACCCAGATCGAACTTCGTGATCGTGCGGACTTCTCGAAGAGCAAAGTGAGCCAGACGGTGAGTGACCTCGAACAGCGCGGACTGCTCTACCGCGAACCGCAAGGGCGGACGTATCGCGTGTACCCGTCGGACGAGCTCGACGAGCCGTAG